The window TGTGCCTATTGGGGAAAAAACTGCTTCTAGTTTTGGCTTAATGAAAATCGATGACAATGGTAGAGTAGTGGATTTCTCCGAAAAGCCCAAAGGAGAAGCCCTTAAACAAATGCAGGTAGATACCACGGTATTGGGTTTAAACGCTGCTGAAGCTAAGGAAAAACCCTACATTGCTTCGATGGGTATCTATATTTTTAATAAAGAGGTAATGGCTAGATTATTAGAGGATAATCCCCAAGATACCGACTTTGGTAAAGAGATTATCCCTGGAGCGGCTAATAAGTATAATCTCCAAGCCTTTTTATTCAAGGATTATTGGGAAGATATCGGAACAATCGAGGCTTTTTATGAGGCTAATTTGGCTCTGACACAGCAGCCTATCCCTCCTTTTAGCTTTTATGACGAAAAATCACCAATTTACACCCGTTCTCGTTACCTACCTCCCTCTAAATTGTTAGATTGCCGAGTCACTGAATCGATTATTGGTGATGGTTGCATTGTTAAGCAATGTCAAATTAATCATTCGGTTTTAGGTGTTCGGACTTTGATTGAGTCTAATTCTGTGATTGAAGATACCCTGATTATGGGTGCTGATTACTATGAACCGTTTTTAGAAAGACAAAAAAGTTTAGAATCTGGTAAAATACCAGTAGGGATTGGCAAAAATAGTATCATTCGTGGTGCCATCATCGATAAAAATGCCCGCATTGGTAGTAATGTTCAGATTATTAACAAGGATCATGTGGAAGAAGCTGAACGTGAAGAACAAGGGTTCTATATTCGTAGTGGAATTGTCGTAGTACTTAAGAACGCCGTAATCTCTGACAATACAATAATCTGATTTCAAGAGCTGTTGTGTAAATTAGCGCAACAGCCTGATCTCAGTTAAATCCATAGCGGTGAGTATGGGCGTAAGTAAGCTCATGCTTGCTTTCTCTTATTATAAATATACAATAATTTATGAGTGATAACAAAGAAGTAATTAAAATTATTAGTGATAATCGTCAAGCTCGCTATCTCTATGAAATTTTAGAAACCTATGAAGCAGGAATACAGTTAACAGGTACAGAGGTTAAATCCATTCGCGCGGGTAAGGTTAATCTACGGGATGGTTATGCTTTAATTCGTCATGGAGAAGCTTTATTGCTTAACGTCCATATTTCCCCTTATGATGCTAGTGGAGCTTATTTTAATCATGAACCTAGACGGACTCGTAAACTACTCTTACACCGCAAAGAAATTAATAAATTAATTGGTCTAATTGAGCAAAAAGGGTTGACTCTCGTTCCTTTGAAAATGTATATCAAGGGCAACTGGATTAAAATTAGTTTAGGTTTGGCTAAAGGGAAGAAATTACACGACAAACGAGAAACCATCAAAAGACGTGACGATCAACGGGAAATGGCTAGAGCGCTTAAACGCTAACTTTGAGACTGAAACTAGTAAGTTAGATCGAATGGAAAATAAAAGGCTAAAAATGAATTAAGAATTAAGAATTAATTATTTTTTCGCACATTCGCACTCATTCTACATTCTTCATTCCCCTCTCCCCCTCTTCCCTCTCCCCCTTTTATCCCATTTGATATTAACAAAACTTAATATTTCACAAAGAAACTCGATGGTAGGTGGAAAGGGTAAAAGGATAAAAGAGCAAAGGGTTATGTAACTCTATGGAATCCACTTGCTACACGAAATCCTTGGTCGATTCCCCTATCGACGCGCGCGCCTCTACCACGACAAGCACAACAGCAGCGAAGGGCATCGTAGTACCAAGAACCTCCACGTAGCACTTTATTTTTATTACTACCTAACCATATACTCCCATC of the Gloeocapsa sp. DLM2.Bin57 genome contains:
- a CDS encoding glucose-1-phosphate adenylyltransferase; translation: MKRVLAIILGGGAGTRLYPLTKLRAKPAVPLAGKYRLIDIPVSNCINSQILKIYVLTQFNSASLNRHLSRTYNFSSFSEGFVEVLAAQQTTENPSWFQGTADAVRQYIWLFQEWDIDEYLILSGDHLYRMDYAEFIQRHRDTKADITLSVVPIGEKTASSFGLMKIDDNGRVVDFSEKPKGEALKQMQVDTTVLGLNAAEAKEKPYIASMGIYIFNKEVMARLLEDNPQDTDFGKEIIPGAANKYNLQAFLFKDYWEDIGTIEAFYEANLALTQQPIPPFSFYDEKSPIYTRSRYLPPSKLLDCRVTESIIGDGCIVKQCQINHSVLGVRTLIESNSVIEDTLIMGADYYEPFLERQKSLESGKIPVGIGKNSIIRGAIIDKNARIGSNVQIINKDHVEEAEREEQGFYIRSGIVVVLKNAVISDNTII
- the smpB gene encoding SsrA-binding protein SmpB, with translation MSDNKEVIKIISDNRQARYLYEILETYEAGIQLTGTEVKSIRAGKVNLRDGYALIRHGEALLLNVHISPYDASGAYFNHEPRRTRKLLLHRKEINKLIGLIEQKGLTLVPLKMYIKGNWIKISLGLAKGKKLHDKRETIKRRDDQREMARALKR